In one Pungitius pungitius chromosome 13, fPunPun2.1, whole genome shotgun sequence genomic region, the following are encoded:
- the LOC119214200 gene encoding cytosolic purine 5'-nucleotidase isoform X6, whose amino-acid sequence MTTSWSDRLQNYADMPANMDGVAMKKYRREAHQSFPRDLAQNHPALRVFVNRSLAMEKIKCFGFDMDYTLAVYKSPEYESMGFDLTVQRLVSIGYPQELLNFVYDASFPTRPVHLFKYTSWCFVLSASDTRLSFLLRGLVFDSMYGNLLKVDAYGNILVCVHGFNFLKGPDTREMYPNKFIQRGDTERFYILNTLFNLPETYLFACLVDFFSNCSRYTSCDTGFKDGDLFMSYQSMFQDVREGVDWVHFKGSLKEKTVENLEKYVVKDPKLPLLLSRMNEVAKVFLATNSDYKYTEKIMTYLFDFPHGPKPGTPHRPWKSYFDLILVDARKPVFFGEGTVLRQVDTLTGRLKIGTYTGPLQHGIVYSGGSSDMVCDLLGAKGKDIIYIGDHIFGDILKSKKRQGWRTFLVIPELAQELHVWTDKSSIFEKLQSLECSLAELYKHLDSSSNERPDISSLQGRIKKVTHDMDMCYGMMGSLFRSGSRQTLFASQVMRYADLYAASFINLLYYPFSYLFRAAHVLMPHESTVEHAHVSAIDAESPLATRNRHAVDLKECKRHQLTRSVSDIQPSHFFPQAPREITHCHDEDDDEEEEEEEE is encoded by the exons AGTGTTTGTCAACCGAAGCTTGGCCATGGAGAAGATCAAGTGTTTTGGCTTCGACATGGATTACACTCTGGCAG TGTACAAATCCCCTGAGTACGAGTCGATGGGCTTCGACCTGACGGTGCAGCGCCTGGTGTCCATTGGTTATCCACAAGAGCTGCTCAACTTTGTCTACGACGCCTCCTTCCCCACCAGGCCGGTTCACTTGTTCAAATACACGTCGTGGTGCTTTGTCCTCTCTGCCTCTGACACCCGCCTGTCCTTCCTTCTCAGAGGTCTGGTGTTTGACTCCATGTATGGAAACCTGCTCAAAGTGGACGCTTACGGCAACATCctggtgtgtgtgcatgggttcAACTTTTTGAAGGG ACCTGACACCAGAGAGATGTACCCCAACAAATTCATTCAGCGCGGAGACACGGAGCGCTTCTACATCCTCAACACACTCTTCAACCTGCCTG AAACTTACCTCTTTGCCTGCCTGGTGGACTTCTTCAGTAACTGCTCCAGATACACGAG CTGTGACACCGGCTTCAAAGATGGGGACCTTTTCATGTCCTATCAGAGCATGTTCCAGGATGTCAGAGAAGGAGTGGACTGGGTTCATTTTAAG GGCTCCTTGAAAGAAAAGACCGTTGAAAACCTGGAGAAGTATGTGGTGAAGGAT CCaaagcttcctctcctcctcagtcgCATGAACGAAGTAGCCAAAGTGTTTCTGGCCACCAACAGTGATTACAAATACACAGAG AAAATTATGACCTACCTGTTTGACTTTCCTCACGGCCCGAAG ccgGGTACACCCCATCGGCCCTGGAAGTCCTACTTTGACCTGATCTTGGTGGACGCTCGCAAGCCTGTGTTCTTTGGGGAGGGAACGGTGCTGCGGCAAGTGgacact CTCACAGGCCGGCTGAAGATCGGCACGTACACGGGACCCCTCCAGCATGGCATCGTTTACTCTGGAG GTTCCTCAGACATGGTGTGTGACCTGCTGGGCGCTAAAGGAAAGGACATCATCTACATTGGAGACCACATTTTCGGCGACATCCTGAAATCCAAGAAGCGGCAGGGCTGGAGGACGTTCCTGGTGATCCCCGAGCTGGCCCAGGAGCTGCATGTGTGGACCGACAAGAGCT CCATATTTGAGAAACTTCAGTCTCTGGAATGCTCCCTTGCAGAGCTTTACAA GCACCTGGACAGCAGCAGCAATGAGAGGCCCGACATCAGCTCGCTGCAGGGACGGATCAAG AAAGTGACACATGACATGGACATGTGCTACGGCATGATGGGAAGTCTGTTCCGCAGTGGATCCCGACAGACGCTGTTTGCGTCCCAGGTGATGCGCTACGCTGACCTGTACGCCGCCTCCTTCATCAACCTCCTGTACTACCCCTTCAGCTACCTGTTCCGAGCGGCACACGTGCTG ATGCCCCACGAGTCGACAGTGGAGCACGCCCACGTCAGCGCCATCGACGCGGAGTCCCCGCTGGCCACGCGCAACCGCCACGCCGTCGACTTGAAGGAGTGCAAACGGCACCAGCTGACCAGGTCCGTCAGCGACATCCAGCCCAGCCACTTCTTCCCTCAGGCCCCACGGGAGATCACGCACTGCCACGATGAg
- the LOC119214200 gene encoding cytosolic purine 5'-nucleotidase isoform X8, whose translation MLPHTAVASCSCLPWSCDTGFKDGDLFMSYQSMFQDVREGVDWVHFKGSLKEKTVENLEKYVVKDPKLPLLLSRMNEVAKVFLATNSDYKYTEKIMTYLFDFPHGPKPGTPHRPWKSYFDLILVDARKPVFFGEGTVLRQVDTLTGRLKIGTYTGPLQHGIVYSGGSSDMVCDLLGAKGKDIIYIGDHIFGDILKSKKRQGWRTFLVIPELAQELHVWTDKSSIFEKLQSLECSLAELYKHLDSSSNERPDISSLQGRIKKVTHDMDMCYGMMGSLFRSGSRQTLFASQVMRYADLYAASFINLLYYPFSYLFRAAHVLMPHESTVEHAHVSAIDAESPLATRNRHAVDLKECKRHQLTRSVSDIQPSHFFPQAPREITHCHDEDDDEEEEEEEE comes from the exons ATGTTGCCTCATACAGCGGTTGCCAGCTGCAGTTGTCTTccatggag CTGTGACACCGGCTTCAAAGATGGGGACCTTTTCATGTCCTATCAGAGCATGTTCCAGGATGTCAGAGAAGGAGTGGACTGGGTTCATTTTAAG GGCTCCTTGAAAGAAAAGACCGTTGAAAACCTGGAGAAGTATGTGGTGAAGGAT CCaaagcttcctctcctcctcagtcgCATGAACGAAGTAGCCAAAGTGTTTCTGGCCACCAACAGTGATTACAAATACACAGAG AAAATTATGACCTACCTGTTTGACTTTCCTCACGGCCCGAAG ccgGGTACACCCCATCGGCCCTGGAAGTCCTACTTTGACCTGATCTTGGTGGACGCTCGCAAGCCTGTGTTCTTTGGGGAGGGAACGGTGCTGCGGCAAGTGgacact CTCACAGGCCGGCTGAAGATCGGCACGTACACGGGACCCCTCCAGCATGGCATCGTTTACTCTGGAG GTTCCTCAGACATGGTGTGTGACCTGCTGGGCGCTAAAGGAAAGGACATCATCTACATTGGAGACCACATTTTCGGCGACATCCTGAAATCCAAGAAGCGGCAGGGCTGGAGGACGTTCCTGGTGATCCCCGAGCTGGCCCAGGAGCTGCATGTGTGGACCGACAAGAGCT CCATATTTGAGAAACTTCAGTCTCTGGAATGCTCCCTTGCAGAGCTTTACAA GCACCTGGACAGCAGCAGCAATGAGAGGCCCGACATCAGCTCGCTGCAGGGACGGATCAAG AAAGTGACACATGACATGGACATGTGCTACGGCATGATGGGAAGTCTGTTCCGCAGTGGATCCCGACAGACGCTGTTTGCGTCCCAGGTGATGCGCTACGCTGACCTGTACGCCGCCTCCTTCATCAACCTCCTGTACTACCCCTTCAGCTACCTGTTCCGAGCGGCACACGTGCTG ATGCCCCACGAGTCGACAGTGGAGCACGCCCACGTCAGCGCCATCGACGCGGAGTCCCCGCTGGCCACGCGCAACCGCCACGCCGTCGACTTGAAGGAGTGCAAACGGCACCAGCTGACCAGGTCCGTCAGCGACATCCAGCCCAGCCACTTCTTCCCTCAGGCCCCACGGGAGATCACGCACTGCCACGATGAg
- the LOC119214200 gene encoding cytosolic purine 5'-nucleotidase isoform X7 has translation MTTSWSDRLQNYADMPANMDGVAMKKYRREAHQRVFVNRSLAMEKIKCFGFDMDYTLAVYKSPEYESMGFDLTVQRLVSIGYPQELLNFVYDASFPTRPVHLFKYTSWCFVLSASDTRLSFLLRGLVFDSMYGNLLKVDAYGNILVCVHGFNFLKGPDTREMYPNKFIQRGDTERFYILNTLFNLPETYLFACLVDFFSNCSRYTSCDTGFKDGDLFMSYQSMFQDVREGVDWVHFKGSLKEKTVENLEKYVVKDPKLPLLLSRMNEVAKVFLATNSDYKYTEKIMTYLFDFPHGPKPGTPHRPWKSYFDLILVDARKPVFFGEGTVLRQVDTLTGRLKIGTYTGPLQHGIVYSGGSSDMVCDLLGAKGKDIIYIGDHIFGDILKSKKRQGWRTFLVIPELAQELHVWTDKSSIFEKLQSLECSLAELYKHLDSSSNERPDISSLQGRIKKVTHDMDMCYGMMGSLFRSGSRQTLFASQVMRYADLYAASFINLLYYPFSYLFRAAHVLMPHESTVEHAHVSAIDAESPLATRNRHAVDLKECKRHQLTRSVSDIQPSHFFPQAPREITHCHDEDDDEEEEEEEE, from the exons AGTGTTTGTCAACCGAAGCTTGGCCATGGAGAAGATCAAGTGTTTTGGCTTCGACATGGATTACACTCTGGCAG TGTACAAATCCCCTGAGTACGAGTCGATGGGCTTCGACCTGACGGTGCAGCGCCTGGTGTCCATTGGTTATCCACAAGAGCTGCTCAACTTTGTCTACGACGCCTCCTTCCCCACCAGGCCGGTTCACTTGTTCAAATACACGTCGTGGTGCTTTGTCCTCTCTGCCTCTGACACCCGCCTGTCCTTCCTTCTCAGAGGTCTGGTGTTTGACTCCATGTATGGAAACCTGCTCAAAGTGGACGCTTACGGCAACATCctggtgtgtgtgcatgggttcAACTTTTTGAAGGG ACCTGACACCAGAGAGATGTACCCCAACAAATTCATTCAGCGCGGAGACACGGAGCGCTTCTACATCCTCAACACACTCTTCAACCTGCCTG AAACTTACCTCTTTGCCTGCCTGGTGGACTTCTTCAGTAACTGCTCCAGATACACGAG CTGTGACACCGGCTTCAAAGATGGGGACCTTTTCATGTCCTATCAGAGCATGTTCCAGGATGTCAGAGAAGGAGTGGACTGGGTTCATTTTAAG GGCTCCTTGAAAGAAAAGACCGTTGAAAACCTGGAGAAGTATGTGGTGAAGGAT CCaaagcttcctctcctcctcagtcgCATGAACGAAGTAGCCAAAGTGTTTCTGGCCACCAACAGTGATTACAAATACACAGAG AAAATTATGACCTACCTGTTTGACTTTCCTCACGGCCCGAAG ccgGGTACACCCCATCGGCCCTGGAAGTCCTACTTTGACCTGATCTTGGTGGACGCTCGCAAGCCTGTGTTCTTTGGGGAGGGAACGGTGCTGCGGCAAGTGgacact CTCACAGGCCGGCTGAAGATCGGCACGTACACGGGACCCCTCCAGCATGGCATCGTTTACTCTGGAG GTTCCTCAGACATGGTGTGTGACCTGCTGGGCGCTAAAGGAAAGGACATCATCTACATTGGAGACCACATTTTCGGCGACATCCTGAAATCCAAGAAGCGGCAGGGCTGGAGGACGTTCCTGGTGATCCCCGAGCTGGCCCAGGAGCTGCATGTGTGGACCGACAAGAGCT CCATATTTGAGAAACTTCAGTCTCTGGAATGCTCCCTTGCAGAGCTTTACAA GCACCTGGACAGCAGCAGCAATGAGAGGCCCGACATCAGCTCGCTGCAGGGACGGATCAAG AAAGTGACACATGACATGGACATGTGCTACGGCATGATGGGAAGTCTGTTCCGCAGTGGATCCCGACAGACGCTGTTTGCGTCCCAGGTGATGCGCTACGCTGACCTGTACGCCGCCTCCTTCATCAACCTCCTGTACTACCCCTTCAGCTACCTGTTCCGAGCGGCACACGTGCTG ATGCCCCACGAGTCGACAGTGGAGCACGCCCACGTCAGCGCCATCGACGCGGAGTCCCCGCTGGCCACGCGCAACCGCCACGCCGTCGACTTGAAGGAGTGCAAACGGCACCAGCTGACCAGGTCCGTCAGCGACATCCAGCCCAGCCACTTCTTCCCTCAGGCCCCACGGGAGATCACGCACTGCCACGATGAg